In uncultured Bacteroides sp., one genomic interval encodes:
- a CDS encoding leucine-rich repeat domain-containing protein, producing the protein MKTNVTAGNLSTQLETEININTLLTLTGEINADDIATIRSIANLSVLNLADVNIVEGGSFYNDDQEYVTTRNNEIPEYMFAGMEIITSIILPNSATVIGKRAFSGCIELTSVTIPDSILTIGVYAFEGCNGLTSVEIPSGAIGNYAFSGCEGITSLSLGDKVTAIGEDSFQGCIGLTDLVIPDSVTSIGNEAFKDCKELAFVTISGSLTSIGDQVFRDCEKLSTLTIPNSVISIGENAFRNCSGLKSVVIPDSVTSIGDWAFYDCSGITDLTISDSVTFIGEAAFVGCKGLTSISLPNKMTTISENSFNDCAGLTSIIIPKSVTTIRENAFFGCSGLTSVSIPDTTTYIGENAFNGCTGLTSLTLPAELESVGYQAFSGCTGVTEIYCKALHPAKVASGSFNGIDKENCKLYIPKGTSTAYKEAAGWNEFTNIIEK; encoded by the coding sequence ATGAAAACAAATGTAACAGCAGGCAATTTAAGTACTCAGCTCGAAACCGAGATAAATATCAATACGCTTTTAACTCTTACGGGAGAAATAAATGCGGATGATATTGCCACTATTCGTAGCATAGCCAATTTATCGGTACTTAATCTTGCAGACGTGAACATTGTAGAAGGAGGAAGCTTTTATAATGATGATCAGGAGTATGTCACTACCCGAAACAATGAGATTCCGGAGTATATGTTTGCCGGAATGGAGATAATAACTTCTATAATACTTCCTAATAGTGCTACCGTTATTGGGAAAAGAGCTTTTTCCGGTTGTATAGAACTTACTTCTGTTACTATTCCAGATAGTATTTTAACCATTGGAGTTTATGCTTTTGAAGGGTGTAACGGGTTGACTTCAGTAGAAATTCCCAGCGGCGCCATTGGTAATTATGCATTTTCCGGTTGCGAAGGGATAACTTCATTAAGTTTGGGTGATAAAGTAACCGCCATCGGCGAAGATTCATTCCAGGGTTGTATAGGATTAACGGACCTTGTTATTCCTGACAGTGTGACTTCCATCGGCAATGAAGCTTTTAAAGATTGCAAAGAATTAGCTTTTGTCACAATTTCCGGAAGTTTAACTTCTATAGGCGATCAGGTTTTCAGAGATTGTGAGAAGTTATCCACACTTACCATACCCAATAGTGTAATTTCAATTGGCGAAAACGCTTTCAGAAACTGTTCGGGATTGAAATCTGTGGTTATTCCGGATAGTGTGACTTCCATCGGTGACTGGGCATTTTATGACTGTTCTGGTATAACCGATCTGACAATATCTGATAGTGTAACTTTTATTGGCGAAGCAGCATTCGTAGGTTGCAAAGGACTGACTTCTATTTCTTTGCCTAATAAGATGACTACCATTAGCGAGAATTCATTTAATGATTGTGCCGGATTAACCTCAATTATTATTCCTAAGAGCGTAACTACGATACGCGAAAACGCATTTTTTGGCTGCTCCGGATTAACTTCCGTATCAATTCCAGATACAACAACATATATTGGCGAGAACGCTTTCAACGGTTGCACAGGCTTAACTTCTCTTACCCTTCCGGCAGAGTTGGAGTCTGTTGGTTATCAGGCTTTTTCTGGTTGTACTGGAGTAACAGAGATCTATTGCAAGGCGTTACATCCGGCAAAGGTTGCTTCGGGTTCATTCAATGGAATTGATAAAGAGAACTGTAAATTATATATTCCAAAAGGAACTTCAACAGCCTACAAGGAAGCAGCCGGATGGAATGAATTTACAAATATCATCGAAAAATAG
- a CDS encoding 3-phosphoshikimate 1-carboxyvinyltransferase, producing MRIQVSAPAQVCTDIQLPASKSISNRALIINALAKGAYKPENLSDCDDTNVMVKALTSQDETIDIMAAGTAMRFLTAFLSVTEGTRVITGTERMQQRPIEILVNALKMLGAEIKYERSNGFPPLRISGKPLEGGAISLKGNVSSQYISALLMIAPILKNGLKMTLTGDIISKPYINLTLQLMKDFGAQAEWVNDNCIEVLPKPYTSVPFTVESDWSAASYWYQMAALAPEAEIQLNGLFADSYQGDSKVAELFTELGVETIFNSKGALLRKTGVCCEKMEYNFINEPDLTQTFAVTCAVMGIPFRFSGLHTLKIKETDRIAALIAELGKLGYVLRETGKATLYWDGERQSVSETPAIKTYEDHRMAMAFAPACLRIPSITICDPQVVSKSYPHYWEDLTKAGFSIQKKD from the coding sequence ATGCGAATTCAAGTTTCTGCTCCTGCCCAGGTTTGTACCGACATTCAGTTGCCGGCTTCAAAAAGTATAAGTAACCGTGCATTAATTATTAACGCGCTTGCCAAAGGTGCCTATAAACCGGAAAATTTATCCGACTGCGATGATACAAATGTAATGGTAAAAGCACTTACTTCTCAGGATGAAACTATAGATATTATGGCTGCCGGCACAGCTATGCGCTTTCTCACTGCTTTTCTTTCGGTAACAGAGGGAACAAGAGTAATTACAGGAACCGAGCGTATGCAGCAACGCCCCATTGAGATTCTGGTTAACGCACTGAAAATGCTGGGAGCTGAAATAAAATACGAACGAAGCAATGGATTTCCGCCGTTACGCATTAGCGGAAAACCGCTCGAAGGTGGTGCCATCTCTCTTAAAGGAAATGTAAGTTCACAGTATATCTCTGCACTGCTGATGATTGCCCCTATACTTAAGAACGGGCTAAAAATGACTCTTACGGGAGATATTATCTCTAAACCATATATCAACTTGACGCTGCAATTAATGAAGGATTTTGGTGCTCAGGCCGAATGGGTAAATGACAACTGCATTGAGGTGCTTCCAAAACCTTATACTTCTGTGCCATTTACGGTGGAATCCGATTGGTCGGCAGCTTCTTACTGGTATCAGATGGCGGCTCTTGCTCCTGAAGCTGAAATTCAACTGAATGGCCTTTTTGCGGATAGCTATCAGGGAGATAGTAAGGTGGCAGAGTTATTCACCGAATTAGGGGTTGAAACTATTTTTAATTCCAAGGGAGCCCTGCTTAGAAAAACAGGTGTTTGCTGCGAAAAGATGGAGTATAACTTTATTAATGAACCCGATCTTACACAGACATTCGCAGTAACTTGCGCTGTAATGGGAATTCCTTTCCGCTTCTCGGGACTGCATACTCTGAAGATTAAAGAGACCGACCGTATAGCTGCACTGATTGCCGAACTGGGCAAACTGGGATATGTGCTTAGGGAAACCGGAAAAGCTACATTATACTGGGATGGTGAACGTCAATCTGTGTCTGAAACTCCCGCAATAAAGACTTACGAAGATCACCGTATGGCAATGGCTTTTGCTCCGGCTTGTCTGAGAATTCCTTCCATCACGATCTGTGATCCTCAAGTGGTTTCAAAATCTTATCCTCATTACTGGGAAGATTTAACCAAGGCAGGTTTTTCTATTCAAAAGAAAGATTAA
- a CDS encoding M23 family metallopeptidase produces the protein MVAGEPVKGFTDMEVNHVRVKTPDVFAGNNSITLHLEDLQKEEYCFPLPGGKVISAYGTRGGHSGTDIKTCANDTIRCTFDGIVRMAKKYGGYGNVIVVRHKNGLESLYSHNSKNFVKSGDEVKAGQAIALTGRTGSATTEHLHFEFRINGCHFNPSIIFDMNNHTLKKSPLVCSHKGNGISVKPIKENES, from the coding sequence ATGGTGGCTGGGGAACCCGTCAAAGGTTTTACGGATATGGAAGTCAATCATGTGAGAGTGAAGACCCCGGATGTCTTTGCCGGAAATAATAGCATAACGCTTCATCTGGAAGATTTGCAGAAAGAGGAGTATTGTTTTCCTTTGCCCGGCGGAAAGGTTATATCTGCCTATGGTACTCGTGGCGGTCACTCAGGCACTGATATAAAGACATGTGCCAATGACACAATTCGTTGCACGTTCGATGGTATAGTACGAATGGCAAAAAAATATGGTGGATATGGCAATGTTATTGTTGTTCGCCATAAAAATGGTCTGGAAAGTCTTTACAGTCACAATTCAAAGAACTTTGTAAAATCTGGCGATGAAGTAAAAGCCGGACAAGCAATAGCTTTAACCGGACGCACCGGGAGTGCAACCACAGAACATTTGCATTTTGAATTTCGTATAAATGGTTGCCATTTCAATCCCAGTATCATTTTCGATATGAACAATCATACCCTGAAAAAGTCACCTTTGGTTTGTTCTCACAAGGGTAATGGTATTTCAGTAAAACCTATTAAGGAAAATGAGTCTTAA
- a CDS encoding DUF6057 family protein yields the protein MFKCKFGKAITWLLGLLVLLGSFVFFQCFYPYHLYYREQTQLFLYTSEYLSSYFQHPAWLACITGDFLTQFFYYIGGGAAILSLLLTLIYWLSWKALRIYLSNWLSLVLGVGVAFWELLRNCEQNYLTSSTIALIGGIGMFLLYALAAKSILKNRWLNLLVVIIWLFAGYWLFGYGAWIEGLLMLIWALKQKNWVPVVVILVETAVMPLILRPAYLLTKEQAYTYPSRNMLAYPRMDIEKLLALDCEFYFGHYNKVVQMAQESGMKNEAVSYFYNLANCMLGQMPDKLMSFYQPVSHGLIFNLGPDTPFLYIFFSNEVWYQVGEMTMAEHSAILGEIFSPNHRSARMLRRLAEINLITGDSEAAKKYLRILGKTQCYSKWAADRWPENQSKEVAAVYDYKKKYAITADSLHGSENARTALRSLLVSHPDNTKAQDYLFCFDLLEKDVKGFMEDYTAFKLPTMSGAEIPNSLYQQALLVYLANSKQTDAETLKHYRISPKIWDDFIDYTKKYEQGQGDGTLLQSSYGQSYWFYYHFAELVRK from the coding sequence ATGTTTAAATGTAAATTTGGAAAGGCTATTACTTGGCTTTTAGGTTTGTTGGTATTGCTAGGAAGTTTTGTTTTCTTCCAGTGTTTCTACCCTTATCATTTATATTATCGGGAACAGACGCAGTTATTTCTTTATACTTCGGAATACCTTTCTTCTTATTTTCAGCATCCGGCCTGGCTTGCTTGTATAACAGGTGATTTTCTTACTCAGTTTTTCTATTATATTGGTGGCGGTGCAGCTATTCTTTCTCTCTTACTGACTCTCATTTACTGGTTATCCTGGAAAGCTTTACGAATTTATTTATCTAATTGGTTATCTCTTGTTCTGGGAGTTGGAGTTGCATTCTGGGAATTGCTACGAAACTGTGAACAAAACTATCTAACCTCTTCAACAATAGCACTGATAGGTGGAATAGGAATGTTTTTATTATATGCATTGGCTGCCAAAAGCATCTTAAAGAACCGCTGGCTGAACTTACTGGTTGTTATTATTTGGCTGTTTGCCGGCTATTGGCTATTTGGTTATGGTGCATGGATTGAAGGATTGCTGATGTTGATTTGGGCTTTGAAGCAGAAAAATTGGGTGCCCGTTGTTGTTATACTTGTTGAGACTGCTGTTATGCCTCTTATATTACGCCCCGCTTATTTGTTAACCAAAGAGCAGGCATATACTTATCCTTCAAGAAATATGCTGGCTTATCCTCGAATGGATATAGAAAAGTTGCTGGCATTGGATTGTGAATTTTACTTCGGGCATTATAATAAGGTTGTACAAATGGCACAGGAAAGTGGAATGAAGAATGAAGCTGTGTCTTATTTCTATAACCTGGCAAACTGTATGCTTGGACAAATGCCCGATAAACTGATGAGTTTCTACCAGCCGGTTAGTCATGGCCTGATTTTTAATTTAGGGCCGGATACGCCTTTTCTCTATATATTCTTCAGTAACGAGGTGTGGTATCAGGTGGGCGAAATGACTATGGCAGAACACTCTGCAATATTAGGAGAAATATTCTCTCCCAACCATCGTAGTGCCCGGATGCTACGCCGATTGGCTGAAATAAATCTGATAACAGGTGATAGCGAAGCTGCTAAGAAGTACTTACGCATATTGGGTAAAACTCAATGTTATAGTAAGTGGGCAGCAGATCGTTGGCCGGAAAATCAATCAAAAGAAGTGGCTGCGGTATATGATTACAAAAAGAAATATGCTATAACAGCCGATTCTTTGCATGGTAGTGAAAATGCACGAACAGCTTTGCGCAGTTTACTTGTTTCTCATCCGGATAATACAAAAGCACAGGATTATCTTTTCTGCTTTGATTTATTGGAGAAAGATGTAAAGGGGTTTATGGAGGATTATACAGCGTTTAAATTACCAACTATGTCTGGAGCTGAGATCCCTAATTCTTTATATCAACAAGCGTTACTTGTCTATCTGGCTAATAGCAAACAAACAGATGCCGAAACGTTGAAACATTATCGAATCTCCCCTAAAATATGGGATGATTTTATTGATTATACCAAGAAATATGAACAGGGACAAGGCGATGGCACATTGCTGCAAAGTTCTTATGGTCAATCGTACTGGTTTTATTATCATTTCGCTGAACTTGTGAGAAAATGA
- a CDS encoding HD domain-containing protein codes for MEPRELINFMSIAEKLKCNTRHSWTSTNRHESVAEHSWRLSLMAYFIQDEFPEADINKVILMCIFHDLGEAITGDIPAFNKTKKDEEIEDKEITQLINTLPEGYREKLSHLFKEMNELQTLEARIYKALDKMETLVQHNEADISTWLPLEYKLNLEYGEEAVSFSSYMKELRNEICNDSLKKME; via the coding sequence ATGGAACCAAGAGAACTTATAAATTTTATGAGTATTGCAGAGAAGTTGAAATGCAATACACGCCATTCGTGGACGTCCACCAATCGTCACGAAAGTGTGGCCGAACATAGCTGGAGATTATCATTAATGGCTTACTTTATACAGGATGAATTTCCGGAAGCGGATATCAATAAAGTGATTTTAATGTGTATTTTTCACGATCTTGGTGAAGCCATAACCGGAGATATACCTGCATTCAATAAAACAAAGAAGGATGAAGAAATTGAGGATAAGGAAATAACCCAGTTAATAAATACTTTGCCAGAGGGTTATCGGGAAAAGTTATCTCATCTATTCAAGGAAATGAATGAGTTGCAGACTCTTGAAGCTCGTATCTACAAAGCATTGGATAAAATGGAAACACTGGTTCAGCACAACGAAGCAGATATTTCTACCTGGCTTCCGCTGGAATATAAGTTAAACCTGGAATATGGTGAAGAGGCCGTAAGTTTCTCATCTTACATGAAAGAATTGAGAAATGAAATATGCAATGACTCTTTAAAAAAGATGGAATAG
- a CDS encoding M1 family aminopeptidase produces MSSFKLYLSLLLSTFGSSILYAGSRPVKVETGISVELALQRKAELKEIHYSLDFNIPSNRKENVTGKEVISFNRQGISDLLIDFKAESSQIKNVLANGKKVAYKFEKEHIIISSSNLKKGKNQILISFIAGNQSLNRSDDYLYTLLVPERARTAFPCFDQPDLKARFTLKLEVPALWSAVSNTYAVNEKTIKERKTILYNETELLPTYLFSFVAGKFKKHSCTRDGRCINAFYRETDSKKIAQLDTILSQVFSSIRWMEKYTGVPYPFSKYDIIILPGFQYGGMEHAGATLYNDKRMFLSEHPTPDEELGRTELIAHETAHMWFGDLVTMKWFNDVWTKEVFANYLAAKIVEQQFPDVNHKLNFLKSYQIYALAEDRTDGTHAIQQQLDNLQNAGLMYGNIIYDKAPVMMRKMEQQMGAEAFQRGIQKYLKKYAFDNPTWDDLIDILDRESPQANLKQFSEVWVKQKGLPEISATVSNGSLIITQHDPFERNLYWKQQFSVGLVYGKSIKAVDVNLQNHSVSIPLNSIPDYIIPNYDGMGYGKFVVGSASTSYQLQNWMNMTDDVTRQAVLMNVYENFLSHRISADSCCSSLLQGLKKEKNALIASSICNYLSSVCMEIKGESRSLAEKQMLEIGQNHSIASCRQQLLRSVINLASDSTVVEALYNLWKDKSNNLLNENDYMTFAYQLAINKPQQYKEILALQRNRITDPDRLREFDYISRGCTPDKQEQENLFRSLLQKENRRVEPWALRLLALLNHPMREPFSNAYITPGLEVLQEIQRTGDIFFPKNWAVALLSGHRTRDARNQVSTFFTNHPDYPLFLKNKILQAAFVLSNSENND; encoded by the coding sequence ATGTCATCTTTCAAATTATATCTGTCATTACTTCTTTCAACTTTCGGTTCTTCGATTCTTTATGCTGGCAGTCGACCAGTAAAAGTAGAAACCGGAATATCTGTTGAACTTGCCTTGCAGAGGAAAGCAGAACTAAAGGAGATACATTATTCACTTGATTTCAATATTCCATCAAATAGAAAGGAGAATGTTACCGGCAAAGAAGTTATATCATTCAATCGTCAGGGGATATCTGATTTATTGATTGATTTCAAAGCAGAATCCTCACAAATAAAAAATGTATTGGCAAATGGTAAAAAGGTTGCTTACAAATTTGAGAAGGAGCATATTATTATCTCATCTTCCAATCTAAAAAAAGGTAAGAATCAGATTCTGATTTCATTCATAGCAGGCAATCAATCACTGAATCGAAGTGATGATTATTTATATACCTTACTGGTTCCCGAACGCGCAAGAACTGCTTTCCCTTGTTTTGACCAACCTGATTTAAAAGCCCGATTTACGTTAAAGCTGGAAGTTCCGGCTTTGTGGAGTGCTGTTTCCAACACTTATGCTGTTAATGAAAAAACAATAAAGGAACGAAAGACTATTTTATATAATGAAACAGAATTACTTCCCACCTATCTGTTTTCATTCGTTGCCGGCAAGTTCAAGAAACATAGTTGCACGCGTGATGGACGTTGTATAAATGCCTTTTACAGAGAGACTGATTCCAAGAAGATAGCGCAACTGGATACAATTCTATCACAAGTTTTTTCATCTATCCGTTGGATGGAAAAATATACCGGAGTACCCTACCCTTTCTCTAAATATGATATCATTATTTTGCCGGGATTCCAATATGGAGGAATGGAGCATGCAGGGGCTACTCTGTATAATGATAAAAGAATGTTTTTAAGTGAGCATCCTACTCCCGACGAGGAGTTGGGCCGCACGGAACTTATTGCACACGAAACTGCTCATATGTGGTTTGGTGACCTGGTTACAATGAAATGGTTCAACGATGTGTGGACTAAAGAGGTCTTTGCCAATTATCTGGCTGCTAAAATAGTGGAGCAACAATTCCCCGACGTTAACCACAAACTAAATTTCCTGAAATCATATCAGATCTATGCACTTGCCGAAGATCGCACTGATGGTACTCATGCTATTCAGCAACAATTGGATAATCTTCAGAATGCGGGTCTTATGTACGGCAACATCATTTACGACAAGGCTCCGGTAATGATGCGCAAAATGGAACAACAGATGGGAGCTGAAGCTTTCCAAAGAGGAATACAGAAATATCTTAAAAAGTATGCTTTTGATAATCCTACCTGGGACGATTTAATAGATATTCTTGATAGAGAAAGTCCGCAAGCCAACTTAAAACAATTCAGCGAAGTGTGGGTTAAGCAGAAAGGGCTTCCTGAAATTTCGGCAACAGTCAGCAACGGCTCATTAATCATCACTCAGCATGATCCGTTTGAGAGAAATTTGTATTGGAAACAACAGTTTTCAGTTGGATTGGTATATGGAAAATCAATAAAGGCAGTTGACGTAAATTTGCAAAACCATTCGGTTAGTATACCGCTAAATTCTATTCCTGATTATATTATTCCAAATTATGATGGCATGGGATATGGCAAGTTTGTGGTTGGTTCTGCAAGTACATCTTATCAGTTACAGAATTGGATGAATATGACAGATGACGTTACCCGCCAAGCCGTTTTAATGAATGTTTATGAAAATTTCCTCAGCCATCGTATTTCGGCAGATTCTTGCTGTTCTTCATTGTTGCAGGGGCTCAAGAAGGAAAAGAATGCACTGATTGCTTCCAGCATCTGCAATTATCTATCTTCTGTTTGTATGGAAATTAAGGGTGAATCACGTTCTTTAGCAGAGAAACAAATGCTGGAGATTGGTCAGAATCATTCCATAGCTTCTTGTCGCCAACAGTTACTCCGCTCAGTTATTAATCTGGCTTCAGATTCTACAGTAGTTGAGGCTCTTTACAACCTTTGGAAGGACAAGAGTAATAATCTGCTCAATGAAAACGATTATATGACGTTTGCTTATCAATTGGCTATTAACAAGCCGCAGCAATACAAAGAGATTCTGGCCTTGCAGCGTAATCGTATAACCGACCCGGATCGTTTGCGTGAGTTCGATTATATAAGTCGTGGCTGTACTCCCGATAAACAAGAGCAAGAAAACCTTTTCCGGTCACTTCTTCAAAAAGAAAACCGGAGAGTTGAACCATGGGCTCTCAGATTATTGGCTTTGCTTAACCATCCCATGCGGGAACCTTTCTCCAACGCATATATAACTCCGGGGCTAGAGGTACTTCAGGAAATTCAGCGAACAGGTGATATCTTCTTCCCTAAAAACTGGGCTGTAGCTTTGTTATCCGGTCATAGAACTCGGGATGCACGTAATCAGGTTAGTACATTCTTTACTAATCATCCTGATTATCCCTTATTCCTGAAAAATAAGATACTTCAGGCAGCTTTCGTATTATCTAATTCCGAAAATAATGATTAA
- the pyrH gene encoding UMP kinase, protein MVKYKRILLKLSGESLMGEKQYGIDETRLGEYAQQIKEIHELGVQIGIVIGGGNIFRGLTGASKGFDRVKGDQMGMLATVINSLALSSALGSVGVKSRVLTAVRMEPIGEFYNKWKAIETLEAGEVAIFSAGTGNPFFTTDTGSSLRGIEIEADVMLKGTRVDGIYTADPEKDKTATKFKEITYDEIYTRGLKVMDLTATTMCKENNLPIVVFDMDTVGNLKKVIEGEDIGTLVHN, encoded by the coding sequence ATGGTTAAATATAAAAGAATTCTTCTGAAGCTAAGTGGAGAAAGCCTGATGGGAGAAAAACAATATGGTATTGATGAAACTCGTTTAGGTGAATATGCCCAGCAAATAAAGGAAATTCACGAGCTTGGCGTACAGATTGGAATTGTTATTGGTGGTGGAAATATCTTCCGTGGACTAACCGGAGCATCCAAAGGTTTCGACCGTGTGAAGGGTGACCAGATGGGTATGCTTGCAACAGTTATTAACAGTCTGGCTTTGAGCTCAGCTCTCGGATCTGTTGGCGTGAAAAGCAGAGTGCTTACAGCTGTTCGTATGGAGCCAATTGGTGAGTTCTATAATAAATGGAAAGCTATTGAAACTTTAGAGGCCGGAGAAGTGGCAATCTTCTCGGCAGGTACAGGAAATCCATTCTTCACAACAGATACCGGTTCGTCATTGCGCGGAATTGAAATAGAGGCAGATGTAATGCTGAAAGGAACTCGCGTAGATGGTATCTATACAGCCGACCCAGAAAAGGACAAGACTGCAACAAAATTCAAGGAAATTACTTACGATGAAATCTATACTCGCGGATTGAAAGTAATGGATCTTACCGCTACAACTATGTGTAAGGAAAACAATTTGCCTATTGTTGTGTTCGATATGGATACAGTTGGCAATTTGAAAAAGGTAATTGAAGGAGAAGATATAGGGACTTTAGTTCATAACTAA
- a CDS encoding glycoside hydrolase family 97 catalytic domain-containing protein: protein MRKKLLILSLLAMGIFTVQAKDVKVSGPDGKLQVTITDQDGRPAYSVSYNQKKFIELSPLGMKTNVGDFSQEMVMKENTTSSIDEDYELKTTKKSKIHYVANELTCSFVNKDKHKIDVIFRVSNNDVAFKYKLYPCGDNLSCVINEEATGFNIPEKATSFLCPQVLPMGGFARTYPSYETDYEADASLSKKSKTGQGYTFPCLFRIGEDGWALLSETGVTSAYCGSHLKDHKDGATTYTIAFPHAGECNGNGTSAPAISMPGETPWRTITVGETLAPIAETTVSLDVVKPLYEATKEYEYGRATWSWIMWMDRSMNYDDQKQYIDFASTLGYEFILIDALWDKNIGYEKMEELVKYAASKGVGVFLWYNSNGYWNDAPQGPRGIMGNIIARKKEMKWLQKIGIKGLKVDFFGGDKQMMMQLYEDILSDANDYGLGIVFHGCTLPRGWERMYPNFISSEAVLASENLNFSQERNNKEAFSACLHPFIRNAVASMEFGGSTLNRYYNRENSNDKRGNTRRTSDVFELATAVLFQSSVQNFALAPNNLIDAPAWAIEFMKKVPTTWDETKFIDGYPGKYVVLARRHANKWYVAAINAEKKTKVVNISLAGLNVGTKAILYNDNAKLEGNCSEINIDPKKPLKLTIPTNGGALIELDSL, encoded by the coding sequence ATGAGAAAAAAATTATTGATTTTGTCTTTGCTGGCAATGGGGATATTTACTGTTCAGGCAAAGGATGTGAAAGTTAGTGGACCTGATGGAAAACTTCAGGTTACAATTACCGATCAGGATGGCAGACCAGCCTATTCGGTTAGTTATAATCAGAAAAAGTTCATTGAATTATCACCTCTTGGCATGAAAACCAACGTGGGCGACTTTAGTCAGGAAATGGTAATGAAGGAGAATACCACCTCTTCTATTGATGAAGATTATGAATTGAAGACCACTAAAAAGAGTAAGATTCACTATGTGGCTAATGAATTAACTTGTTCATTTGTTAATAAAGATAAGCATAAGATAGATGTAATCTTTCGTGTTAGCAATAATGATGTGGCTTTTAAATATAAACTTTATCCTTGTGGGGATAATCTAAGCTGTGTTATTAACGAGGAAGCTACAGGGTTTAATATTCCAGAGAAGGCAACAAGCTTTCTTTGTCCGCAGGTTCTGCCGATGGGCGGTTTTGCACGAACATATCCTAGCTACGAAACCGATTATGAAGCAGATGCTTCTTTGTCAAAAAAGAGTAAAACCGGTCAGGGATACACCTTCCCTTGTCTTTTCCGTATAGGTGAAGATGGTTGGGCTTTACTTTCAGAAACTGGAGTTACCAGTGCTTATTGCGGAAGCCATTTGAAAGATCATAAAGACGGAGCTACGACTTATACTATCGCTTTCCCTCATGCAGGGGAATGTAATGGAAACGGCACTTCGGCACCGGCTATTTCCATGCCTGGAGAAACTCCCTGGAGAACTATCACTGTAGGTGAAACTCTGGCTCCGATTGCGGAAACAACTGTTTCTTTAGATGTGGTGAAGCCACTTTATGAAGCTACGAAAGAATATGAATATGGTCGTGCTACCTGGAGTTGGATTATGTGGATGGATAGAAGTATGAATTATGACGACCAGAAACAGTATATTGATTTTGCTTCTACCTTGGGATATGAGTTTATTCTGATAGATGCATTGTGGGACAAGAATATTGGTTATGAAAAGATGGAAGAGCTTGTTAAATATGCTGCTTCCAAGGGAGTAGGTGTATTTCTTTGGTACAACTCTAATGGATATTGGAACGATGCGCCACAAGGACCTCGCGGTATAATGGGCAACATCATTGCCCGCAAGAAAGAGATGAAGTGGTTGCAGAAAATTGGTATCAAGGGACTAAAAGTGGATTTCTTTGGAGGTGATAAACAAATGATGATGCAACTTTATGAAGATATCCTGTCAGACGCTAATGATTATGGACTGGGTATTGTTTTTCATGGTTGCACCTTACCTAGAGGATGGGAACGCATGTATCCAAACTTTATATCCAGTGAAGCTGTGTTAGCTAGCGAGAATCTCAACTTCTCTCAGGAGCGTAATAATAAAGAGGCATTCAGTGCTTGTTTGCATCCCTTTATCCGCAATGCTGTGGCATCTATGGAATTTGGTGGATCTACACTGAACCGCTACTATAATAGAGAGAATAGCAACGATAAACGAGGTAATACCAGACGTACTTCTGATGTTTTTGAATTGGCAACAGCTGTTCTTTTCCAAAGTTCAGTGCAAAACTTTGCTTTGGCTCCCAATAATCTGATTGATGCACCAGCTTGGGCAATTGAGTTCATGAAAAAAGTACCTACTACCTGGGATGAAACAAAATTTATTGATGGTTATCCCGGAAAATATGTTGTGTTGGCTCGTCGTCATGCTAATAAATGGTACGTTGCTGCAATTAATGCTGAAAAGAAAACTAAGGTTGTTAATATCAGCTTAGCGGGACTAAATGTTGGCACTAAAGCCATATTGTATAACGATAATGCGAAGTTAGAAGGTAATTGCAGTGAAATTAATATTGATCCGAAGAAACCTTTGAAGCTCACTATTCCAACGAATGGAGGGGCATTGATAGAGTTGGATTCACTTTAA